A genomic segment from Thermotoga neapolitana DSM 4359 encodes:
- a CDS encoding ABC transporter ATP-binding protein, producing MNLFLFTGHLRDDIRKFERKYKKHYPIFFLLEGLFLTTNVLTPLLIKKTIDSAFYRGDVGEIALFSVLYFIVLVAQSFIMYKLNYSAAKYLLNASRARESKSAYAKILALPLTYANSQNTGDYLSVFMRDVPKVASGVYLGRLQFFFNLGFFLAVLFLLFILSVKLTLVVLVSIVLFFVSTSILRKMVIRASQRDQESYQRFLKRSREVVEGIPVLKQFSGSSFLKNFLDSSAGEWSRASIAHSTANELSNRNIDINRWIGSTIVLAFGIYLLWKGEISVGTLLAFESYMNWMYDIVRMALTGLTMFFSTLPNWENFARIFSMPFERASGINLEKFEKLQLRNVYFKYDGTPVLTGLNFEINSGDKIAIVARSGAGKSTLVSLFNRLLSPTEGEILINGVPIEQYSLQSLRRNIVLVRSNDILFDTTIRNNITLFEDFPEDEIENVLKMCECDFVEKLESGIDTIVGERGTKLSDGQRQRIVLARALIRKPQVLILDEATSGVDGKTEERIFEKILREIETVIIISHRLSTVRKAKKIYVMENGRILDSGSHEELIVRCEKYTEILKEQFVE from the coding sequence ATGAACCTCTTCTTATTTACAGGTCATCTCAGAGACGATATCAGAAAATTCGAGAGGAAGTACAAAAAACACTATCCGATTTTCTTCTTACTGGAAGGCCTGTTTTTGACCACCAACGTTCTTACTCCACTTCTCATCAAAAAGACCATCGACAGTGCGTTTTACAGAGGTGATGTGGGAGAAATCGCTCTGTTCTCAGTACTATACTTCATCGTTCTTGTGGCCCAGTCTTTCATCATGTACAAACTCAACTACTCAGCTGCGAAGTACTTGCTGAACGCATCCCGGGCTAGGGAATCGAAGAGCGCATACGCAAAAATCCTGGCGCTTCCACTGACTTACGCGAACTCACAGAACACCGGTGATTATCTTTCGGTTTTCATGAGGGATGTTCCGAAGGTAGCTTCGGGAGTTTACCTTGGAAGGTTGCAGTTTTTCTTCAACCTGGGATTTTTCCTTGCTGTTCTTTTCCTTTTGTTCATTCTGAGTGTAAAACTCACTCTTGTGGTCCTGGTGAGCATCGTTCTGTTTTTTGTGTCAACCTCGATTCTGAGGAAGATGGTCATCAGGGCTTCTCAGAGAGATCAGGAATCCTACCAGAGGTTTTTGAAAAGATCCAGGGAAGTGGTGGAAGGAATTCCTGTTCTCAAACAGTTTTCTGGATCTTCGTTTCTCAAAAACTTCCTCGATTCAAGTGCCGGAGAATGGAGCAGGGCGAGTATCGCTCACAGTACGGCAAATGAACTGTCGAACAGAAACATCGACATTAACAGATGGATCGGGAGTACCATCGTTCTTGCCTTCGGTATTTATCTTCTCTGGAAGGGTGAGATAAGTGTCGGAACACTTCTGGCCTTCGAATCTTACATGAACTGGATGTACGACATCGTCAGAATGGCGCTCACAGGCCTGACAATGTTCTTTTCGACGCTTCCAAACTGGGAAAACTTTGCGAGAATATTTTCCATGCCCTTTGAAAGAGCAAGCGGTATAAATCTTGAAAAGTTCGAAAAACTGCAATTGAGGAATGTGTATTTTAAATACGACGGAACTCCTGTTCTCACTGGTTTGAATTTCGAGATAAACTCCGGGGATAAGATCGCAATTGTGGCAAGATCTGGGGCAGGAAAGAGCACGCTCGTTTCTCTTTTCAACAGGCTACTGTCTCCCACAGAGGGTGAAATTCTCATAAACGGTGTTCCCATCGAACAGTACTCTCTTCAATCACTCAGAAGAAACATCGTTCTTGTTCGCTCGAACGATATACTCTTTGATACAACAATCAGAAACAACATCACCCTTTTTGAAGACTTTCCAGAAGATGAAATCGAAAATGTTCTCAAAATGTGTGAGTGTGACTTTGTTGAGAAACTGGAAAGCGGAATAGACACGATCGTAGGAGAGAGGGGAACAAAACTCTCAGATGGTCAAAGGCAGAGAATAGTCCTCGCGAGAGCTTTGATAAGAAAACCACAGGTTCTCATCCTAGACGAGGCCACCTCTGGTGTTGATGGCAAGACGGAGGAGAGGATTTTCGAGAAAATCTTGAGGGAAATAGAAACTGTGATTATCATCTCACACAGGCTTTCCACTGTGAGAAAGGCCAAAAAGATATACGTCATGGAGAACGGACGGATTCTGGACTCTGGTTCTCACGAGGAGCTGATCGTCAGGTGTGAAAAATACACAGAGATTCTAAAGGAGCAGTTTGTAGAATGA
- a CDS encoding radical SAM/SPASM domain-containing protein → MITINLPKVFFSLIEAPRNNRYLLDKVNFDFYKLDDSIQITRKASSYLVRTKAKNVIEELEKLKKNTLISLKRKLVKDNDILRLALNVSQVCRLKCRYCYANAGTYGNPGFMKRNVLVRTLDFFLSNYNVHNIHIFGGEPLLNIEMIEEMFRILTSKYAKKFNNLRITVATSLFVSEETINRFIKIYESYKDKFQIYMVVSLDGPKEIQDNTRPSLDSKSSSFDRIKNNINLLKQKGFSISFEVTYTKLHKQLGWNILKIYKYFYTEFNAANVIISPVYDWNGSLDKNLRIDISIAQEYYEIIASLLEKSRRGDLNDFDRALLCKLLMNYLNPSDSSGKIIVSTFCPAGSNSFIVDIFGNIYPCQLVVGNLKYRISNVVKDNEEKILKNLKDWRYKALRLFTKARYSKCKDCYFLFYCSRCIFKRDYQKDMFKACDVEKKIIETILEFDPWTLLPLMDNFNGG, encoded by the coding sequence ATGATAACCATTAATCTACCCAAGGTCTTTTTCTCATTGATCGAAGCTCCTCGCAATAATAGGTATCTTCTAGACAAGGTTAATTTTGATTTCTACAAATTAGATGATAGTATACAAATAACAAGAAAGGCTTCTTCTTACCTAGTTCGCACTAAAGCCAAAAATGTCATAGAAGAGCTCGAAAAGTTAAAGAAAAATACTTTAATTTCTCTGAAAAGAAAGTTGGTTAAAGATAATGATATTTTGCGTTTAGCGCTAAATGTATCTCAGGTTTGTAGATTAAAATGCAGATACTGTTATGCTAACGCTGGAACATATGGTAATCCTGGCTTTATGAAGAGAAATGTATTAGTACGGACCCTTGATTTCTTTCTTTCGAATTATAATGTGCACAATATACATATTTTTGGTGGAGAACCTCTCCTAAATATTGAAATGATAGAAGAAATGTTCAGAATATTGACATCAAAGTATGCTAAAAAATTCAATAATCTGCGAATAACCGTAGCTACAAGTTTATTTGTTTCAGAGGAAACTATCAATCGCTTTATTAAAATTTACGAGTCCTATAAGGATAAATTCCAAATCTATATGGTTGTTAGTCTAGATGGGCCGAAAGAAATACAAGATAATACAAGACCTAGTCTTGATAGCAAGTCTAGCAGTTTTGATCGGATAAAGAATAACATAAATTTGCTTAAACAGAAAGGTTTTTCTATATCATTTGAAGTTACCTACACCAAGTTACACAAGCAACTCGGTTGGAATATTTTGAAAATATACAAATATTTCTATACCGAATTCAATGCTGCAAATGTGATTATCTCTCCGGTGTACGACTGGAATGGTTCTTTAGACAAAAATTTACGAATCGATATTTCCATTGCTCAAGAATATTATGAAATAATAGCTTCTCTGTTAGAAAAAAGTCGCAGAGGAGATTTAAATGACTTTGATCGTGCCCTGCTGTGTAAATTACTGATGAATTATCTCAACCCTAGTGACTCTTCTGGCAAGATAATTGTTAGTACATTTTGCCCTGCTGGGTCGAATTCATTTATTGTAGATATTTTTGGAAACATATACCCATGCCAGCTGGTTGTAGGAAATTTAAAATACAGAATATCGAATGTTGTAAAAGATAATGAAGAAAAAATACTAAAGAATTTGAAAGACTGGAGGTATAAAGCTTTGAGATTATTTACCAAAGCTAGATACAGCAAGTGCAAGGATTGCTATTTCTTGTTTTACTGCAGTAGATGCATTTTTAAGCGTGATTACCAAAAAGATATGTTCAAAGCATGTGATGTTGAAAAGAAAATAATAGAAACAATTTTGGAATTTGATCCATGGACATTATTACCTTTAATGGATAATTTTAACGGAGGATGA
- a CDS encoding Cys-rich RiPP peptide, which translates to MQKMPKPVVPNDYLNPGKGCGGAGLVCGWCG; encoded by the coding sequence ATGCAGAAGATGCCAAAACCAGTTGTTCCTAATGATTATTTGAACCCAGGAAAAGGATGTGGAGGAGCTGGTCTCGTCTGTGGTTGGTGTGGTTAA